The following are from one region of the Canis lupus dingo isolate Sandy chromosome 19, ASM325472v2, whole genome shotgun sequence genome:
- the BIN1 gene encoding myc box-dependent-interacting protein 1 isoform X3, translated as MPGMETHFADTSLKVLQKLGKADETKDEQFEQCVQNFNKQLTEGTRLQKDLRTYLASVKAMHEASKKLNECLQEVYEPDWPGRDEANKIAENNDLLWLDYHQKLVDQALLTMDTYLGQFPDIKSRIAKRGRKLVDYDSARHHYESLQTAKKKDEAKIAKAEEELIKAQKVFEEMNVDLQEELPSLWNSRVGFYVNTFQSIAGLEENFHKEMSKLNQNLNDVLVSLEKQHGSNTFTVKAQPRKKTKLLSRLLRKKNSDNAPAKGNKSPSPPPDGSPAATPEIRVNHEPEPSAAAGAALPKSPSQLRKGPPVPPPPKHTPSKEVKQEQILSLFDDTFVPEISVTTPSQFEVPGPFSEQASLLDLDFDPLPPVASPVKAPTPSGQSIPWDLWEPTESPAGSLPPGEPSATEGTFAVAWPSQTAEPGPAQPAEASEVAGGTPPAAGAQEPGETAASEAASSSLPAVVVETFSATVNGTVEGGGGAGRLDLPPGFMFKVQAQHDYVATDTDELQLKAGDVVLVIPFQNPEEQDEGWLMGVKESDWNQHKELEKCRGVFPENFTERVQ; from the exons GTCCTCCAGAAACTGGGGAAGGCGGATGAAACAAAGGATGAGCAGTTTGAACAGTGTGTCCAGAATTTCAACAAGCAGCTG ACTGAGGGCACTCGACTACAGAAGGACCTCCGGACCTACCTGGCCTCAGTCAAGG CCATGCACGAAGCCTCCAAGAAACTGAATGAATGTCTGCAGGAGGTGTACGAGCCCGACTGGCCTGGCAGGGATGAAGCAAACAAGATAGCTGAG AACAACGACCTCCTCTGGCTGGATTACCACCAGAAGCTGGTGGACCAGGCGCTGTTGACTATGGACACATACCTGGGCCAGTTCCCTGACATCAAG TCACGCATTGCCAAGCGAGGGCGGAAGCTGGTGGACTATGACAGTGCCCGGCACCATTATGAGTCCCTCCAAACCGCCAAAAAGAAGGATGAAGCCAAGATCGCCAAG GCAGAGGAGGAGCTCATCAAAGCCCAGAAAGTGTTTGAGGAGATGAACGTGGATCTGCAGGAAGAGCTGCCATCCCTGTGGAACAG CCGGGTAGGTTTCTATGTCAACACGTTTCAGAGCATTGCAGGCCTGGAGGAGAACTTCCACAAGGAGATGAGTAAG CTCAACCAGAACCTCAACGATGTGCTGGTCAGCCTGGAGAAGCAGCATGGGAGCAACACCTTCACAGTCAAGGCCCAGCCCAG aaagaaaactaaactGCTCTCCCGGCTGCTCAGAAAGAAGAACAG TGACAACGCCCCTGCAAAAGGGAACAAGAGCCCTTCGCCTCCGCCAGACGGCTCCCCAGCCGCCACCCCGGAGATCAGAGTCAACCACGAGCCTGAGCCCTCGGCAGCAGCCGGGGCAGCCCTCCCCAAGTCCCCATCTCAG CTCCGGAAAGGGCCACCAGTCCCTCCGCCTCCCAAACACACCCCGTCCAAGGAGGTCAAGCAGGAGCAGATCCTCAGCCTGTTTGATGACACGTTTGTCCCTGAGATCAGCGTGACCACCCCCTCCCAG TTTGAGGTCCCAGGGCCTTTCTCGGAGCAGGCCAGTCTGCTGGACCTGGACTTTGACCCCCTCCCGCCTGTGGCGAGCCCAGTGAAGGCACCCACGCCCTCTGGTCAG TCAATTCCGTGGGACCTCTGGGAG CCCACAGAGAGTCCAGCTGGCAGCCTGCCTCCCGGGGAGCCCAGCGCTACCGAGGGCACCTTTGCTGTGGCCTGGCCCAGCCAGACGGCCGAGCCGGGGCCTGCCCAA CCAGCGGAGGCCTCGGAGGTGGCGGGTGGGACCCCACCTGCGGCTGGAGCCCAGGAGCCCGGGGAAACAGCAGCAAGTGAAGCGGCCTCC AGCTCTCTCCCTGCGGTGGTGGTAGAGACCTTCTCAGCAACTGTGAATGGCACCGTGGAGGGTGGCGGTGGGGCGGGACGCTTGGACCTGCCCCCAGGCTTCATGTTCAAG GTGCAGGCCCAGCACGACTACGTGGCCACCGACACCGATGAGCTGCAGCTCAAGGCGGGTGACGTGGTGCTGGTGATCCCCTTCCAGAACCCGGAGGAGCAG GATGAAGGCTGGCTCATGGGCGTGAAGGAGAGTGACTGGAACCAGCACAAGGAGCTGGAGAAATGCCGGGGCGTCTTCCCTGAGAACTTCACAGAGCGGGTTCAGTGA
- the BIN1 gene encoding myc box-dependent-interacting protein 1 isoform X18, producing the protein MAEMGSKGVTAGKIASNVQKKLTRAQEKVLQKLGKADETKDEQFEQCVQNFNKQLTEGTRLQKDLRTYLASVKAMHEASKKLNECLQEVYEPDWPGRDEANKIAENNDLLWLDYHQKLVDQALLTMDTYLGQFPDIKSRIAKRGRKLVDYDSARHHYESLQTAKKKDEAKIAKAEEELIKAQKVFEEMNVDLQEELPSLWNSRVGFYVNTFQSIAGLEENFHKEMSKLNQNLNDVLVSLEKQHGSNTFTVKAQPRKKTKLLSRLLRKKNSDNAPAKGNKSPSPPPDGSPAATPEIRVNHEPEPSAAAGAALPKSPSQPAEASEVAGGTPPAAGAQEPGETAASEAASSSLPAVVVETFSATVNGTVEGGGGAGRLDLPPGFMFKVQAQHDYVATDTDELQLKAGDVVLVIPFQNPEEQDEGWLMGVKESDWNQHKELEKCRGVFPENFTERVQ; encoded by the exons GTCCTCCAGAAACTGGGGAAGGCGGATGAAACAAAGGATGAGCAGTTTGAACAGTGTGTCCAGAATTTCAACAAGCAGCTG ACTGAGGGCACTCGACTACAGAAGGACCTCCGGACCTACCTGGCCTCAGTCAAGG CCATGCACGAAGCCTCCAAGAAACTGAATGAATGTCTGCAGGAGGTGTACGAGCCCGACTGGCCTGGCAGGGATGAAGCAAACAAGATAGCTGAG AACAACGACCTCCTCTGGCTGGATTACCACCAGAAGCTGGTGGACCAGGCGCTGTTGACTATGGACACATACCTGGGCCAGTTCCCTGACATCAAG TCACGCATTGCCAAGCGAGGGCGGAAGCTGGTGGACTATGACAGTGCCCGGCACCATTATGAGTCCCTCCAAACCGCCAAAAAGAAGGATGAAGCCAAGATCGCCAAG GCAGAGGAGGAGCTCATCAAAGCCCAGAAAGTGTTTGAGGAGATGAACGTGGATCTGCAGGAAGAGCTGCCATCCCTGTGGAACAG CCGGGTAGGTTTCTATGTCAACACGTTTCAGAGCATTGCAGGCCTGGAGGAGAACTTCCACAAGGAGATGAGTAAG CTCAACCAGAACCTCAACGATGTGCTGGTCAGCCTGGAGAAGCAGCATGGGAGCAACACCTTCACAGTCAAGGCCCAGCCCAG aaagaaaactaaactGCTCTCCCGGCTGCTCAGAAAGAAGAACAG TGACAACGCCCCTGCAAAAGGGAACAAGAGCCCTTCGCCTCCGCCAGACGGCTCCCCAGCCGCCACCCCGGAGATCAGAGTCAACCACGAGCCTGAGCCCTCGGCAGCAGCCGGGGCAGCCCTCCCCAAGTCCCCATCTCAG CCAGCGGAGGCCTCGGAGGTGGCGGGTGGGACCCCACCTGCGGCTGGAGCCCAGGAGCCCGGGGAAACAGCAGCAAGTGAAGCGGCCTCC AGCTCTCTCCCTGCGGTGGTGGTAGAGACCTTCTCAGCAACTGTGAATGGCACCGTGGAGGGTGGCGGTGGGGCGGGACGCTTGGACCTGCCCCCAGGCTTCATGTTCAAG GTGCAGGCCCAGCACGACTACGTGGCCACCGACACCGATGAGCTGCAGCTCAAGGCGGGTGACGTGGTGCTGGTGATCCCCTTCCAGAACCCGGAGGAGCAG GATGAAGGCTGGCTCATGGGCGTGAAGGAGAGTGACTGGAACCAGCACAAGGAGCTGGAGAAATGCCGGGGCGTCTTCCCTGAGAACTTCACAGAGCGGGTTCAGTGA
- the BIN1 gene encoding myc box-dependent-interacting protein 1 isoform X20 — translation MAEMGSKGVTAGKIASNVQKKLTRAQEKVLQKLGKADETKDEQFEQCVQNFNKQLTEGTRLQKDLRTYLASVKAMHEASKKLNECLQEVYEPDWPGRDEANKIAENNDLLWLDYHQKLVDQALLTMDTYLGQFPDIKSRIAKRGRKLVDYDSARHHYESLQTAKKKDEAKIAKAEEELIKAQKVFEEMNVDLQEELPSLWNSRVGFYVNTFQSIAGLEENFHKEMSKLNQNLNDVLVSLEKQHGSNTFTVKAQPRKKTKLLSRLLRKKNSDNAPAKGNKSPSPPPDGSPAATPEIRVNHEPEPSAAAGAALPKSPSQSSLPAVVVETFSATVNGTVEGGGGAGRLDLPPGFMFKVQAQHDYVATDTDELQLKAGDVVLVIPFQNPEEQDEGWLMGVKESDWNQHKELEKCRGVFPENFTERVQ, via the exons GTCCTCCAGAAACTGGGGAAGGCGGATGAAACAAAGGATGAGCAGTTTGAACAGTGTGTCCAGAATTTCAACAAGCAGCTG ACTGAGGGCACTCGACTACAGAAGGACCTCCGGACCTACCTGGCCTCAGTCAAGG CCATGCACGAAGCCTCCAAGAAACTGAATGAATGTCTGCAGGAGGTGTACGAGCCCGACTGGCCTGGCAGGGATGAAGCAAACAAGATAGCTGAG AACAACGACCTCCTCTGGCTGGATTACCACCAGAAGCTGGTGGACCAGGCGCTGTTGACTATGGACACATACCTGGGCCAGTTCCCTGACATCAAG TCACGCATTGCCAAGCGAGGGCGGAAGCTGGTGGACTATGACAGTGCCCGGCACCATTATGAGTCCCTCCAAACCGCCAAAAAGAAGGATGAAGCCAAGATCGCCAAG GCAGAGGAGGAGCTCATCAAAGCCCAGAAAGTGTTTGAGGAGATGAACGTGGATCTGCAGGAAGAGCTGCCATCCCTGTGGAACAG CCGGGTAGGTTTCTATGTCAACACGTTTCAGAGCATTGCAGGCCTGGAGGAGAACTTCCACAAGGAGATGAGTAAG CTCAACCAGAACCTCAACGATGTGCTGGTCAGCCTGGAGAAGCAGCATGGGAGCAACACCTTCACAGTCAAGGCCCAGCCCAG aaagaaaactaaactGCTCTCCCGGCTGCTCAGAAAGAAGAACAG TGACAACGCCCCTGCAAAAGGGAACAAGAGCCCTTCGCCTCCGCCAGACGGCTCCCCAGCCGCCACCCCGGAGATCAGAGTCAACCACGAGCCTGAGCCCTCGGCAGCAGCCGGGGCAGCCCTCCCCAAGTCCCCATCTCAG AGCTCTCTCCCTGCGGTGGTGGTAGAGACCTTCTCAGCAACTGTGAATGGCACCGTGGAGGGTGGCGGTGGGGCGGGACGCTTGGACCTGCCCCCAGGCTTCATGTTCAAG GTGCAGGCCCAGCACGACTACGTGGCCACCGACACCGATGAGCTGCAGCTCAAGGCGGGTGACGTGGTGCTGGTGATCCCCTTCCAGAACCCGGAGGAGCAG GATGAAGGCTGGCTCATGGGCGTGAAGGAGAGTGACTGGAACCAGCACAAGGAGCTGGAGAAATGCCGGGGCGTCTTCCCTGAGAACTTCACAGAGCGGGTTCAGTGA
- the BIN1 gene encoding myc box-dependent-interacting protein 1 isoform X14, whose translation MAEMGSKGVTAGKIASNVQKKLTRAQEKVLQKLGKADETKDEQFEQCVQNFNKQLTEGTRLQKDLRTYLASVKAMHEASKKLNECLQEVYEPDWPGRDEANKIAENNDLLWLDYHQKLVDQALLTMDTYLGQFPDIKSRIAKRGRKLVDYDSARHHYESLQTAKKKDEAKIAKAEEELIKAQKVFEEMNVDLQEELPSLWNSRVGFYVNTFQSIAGLEENFHKEMSKLNQNLNDVLVSLEKQHGSNTFTVKAQPRKKTKLLSRLLRKKNSDNAPAKGNKSPSPPPDGSPAATPEIRVNHEPEPSAAAGAALPKSPSQLRKGPPVPPPPKHTPSKEVKQEQILSLFDDTFVPEISVTTPSQPAEASEVAGGTPPAAGAQEPGETAASEAASSSLPAVVVETFSATVNGTVEGGGGAGRLDLPPGFMFKVQAQHDYVATDTDELQLKAGDVVLVIPFQNPEEQDEGWLMGVKESDWNQHKELEKCRGVFPENFTERVQ comes from the exons GTCCTCCAGAAACTGGGGAAGGCGGATGAAACAAAGGATGAGCAGTTTGAACAGTGTGTCCAGAATTTCAACAAGCAGCTG ACTGAGGGCACTCGACTACAGAAGGACCTCCGGACCTACCTGGCCTCAGTCAAGG CCATGCACGAAGCCTCCAAGAAACTGAATGAATGTCTGCAGGAGGTGTACGAGCCCGACTGGCCTGGCAGGGATGAAGCAAACAAGATAGCTGAG AACAACGACCTCCTCTGGCTGGATTACCACCAGAAGCTGGTGGACCAGGCGCTGTTGACTATGGACACATACCTGGGCCAGTTCCCTGACATCAAG TCACGCATTGCCAAGCGAGGGCGGAAGCTGGTGGACTATGACAGTGCCCGGCACCATTATGAGTCCCTCCAAACCGCCAAAAAGAAGGATGAAGCCAAGATCGCCAAG GCAGAGGAGGAGCTCATCAAAGCCCAGAAAGTGTTTGAGGAGATGAACGTGGATCTGCAGGAAGAGCTGCCATCCCTGTGGAACAG CCGGGTAGGTTTCTATGTCAACACGTTTCAGAGCATTGCAGGCCTGGAGGAGAACTTCCACAAGGAGATGAGTAAG CTCAACCAGAACCTCAACGATGTGCTGGTCAGCCTGGAGAAGCAGCATGGGAGCAACACCTTCACAGTCAAGGCCCAGCCCAG aaagaaaactaaactGCTCTCCCGGCTGCTCAGAAAGAAGAACAG TGACAACGCCCCTGCAAAAGGGAACAAGAGCCCTTCGCCTCCGCCAGACGGCTCCCCAGCCGCCACCCCGGAGATCAGAGTCAACCACGAGCCTGAGCCCTCGGCAGCAGCCGGGGCAGCCCTCCCCAAGTCCCCATCTCAG CTCCGGAAAGGGCCACCAGTCCCTCCGCCTCCCAAACACACCCCGTCCAAGGAGGTCAAGCAGGAGCAGATCCTCAGCCTGTTTGATGACACGTTTGTCCCTGAGATCAGCGTGACCACCCCCTCCCAG CCAGCGGAGGCCTCGGAGGTGGCGGGTGGGACCCCACCTGCGGCTGGAGCCCAGGAGCCCGGGGAAACAGCAGCAAGTGAAGCGGCCTCC AGCTCTCTCCCTGCGGTGGTGGTAGAGACCTTCTCAGCAACTGTGAATGGCACCGTGGAGGGTGGCGGTGGGGCGGGACGCTTGGACCTGCCCCCAGGCTTCATGTTCAAG GTGCAGGCCCAGCACGACTACGTGGCCACCGACACCGATGAGCTGCAGCTCAAGGCGGGTGACGTGGTGCTGGTGATCCCCTTCCAGAACCCGGAGGAGCAG GATGAAGGCTGGCTCATGGGCGTGAAGGAGAGTGACTGGAACCAGCACAAGGAGCTGGAGAAATGCCGGGGCGTCTTCCCTGAGAACTTCACAGAGCGGGTTCAGTGA
- the BIN1 gene encoding myc box-dependent-interacting protein 1 isoform X11 has product MAEMGSKGVTAGKIASNVQKKLTRAQEKVLQKLGKADETKDEQFEQCVQNFNKQLTEGTRLQKDLRTYLASVKAMHEASKKLNECLQEVYEPDWPGRDEANKIAENNDLLWLDYHQKLVDQALLTMDTYLGQFPDIKSRIAKRGRKLVDYDSARHHYESLQTAKKKDEAKIAKAEEELIKAQKVFEEMNVDLQEELPSLWNSRVGFYVNTFQSIAGLEENFHKEMSKLNQNLNDVLVSLEKQHGSNTFTVKAQPSDNAPAKGNKSPSPPPDGSPAATPEIRVNHEPEPSAAAGAALPKSPSQLRKGPPVPPPPKHTPSKEVKQEQILSLFDDTFVPEISVTTPSQPTESPAGSLPPGEPSATEGTFAVAWPSQTAEPGPAQPAEASEVAGGTPPAAGAQEPGETAASEAASSSLPAVVVETFSATVNGTVEGGGGAGRLDLPPGFMFKVQAQHDYVATDTDELQLKAGDVVLVIPFQNPEEQDEGWLMGVKESDWNQHKELEKCRGVFPENFTERVQ; this is encoded by the exons GTCCTCCAGAAACTGGGGAAGGCGGATGAAACAAAGGATGAGCAGTTTGAACAGTGTGTCCAGAATTTCAACAAGCAGCTG ACTGAGGGCACTCGACTACAGAAGGACCTCCGGACCTACCTGGCCTCAGTCAAGG CCATGCACGAAGCCTCCAAGAAACTGAATGAATGTCTGCAGGAGGTGTACGAGCCCGACTGGCCTGGCAGGGATGAAGCAAACAAGATAGCTGAG AACAACGACCTCCTCTGGCTGGATTACCACCAGAAGCTGGTGGACCAGGCGCTGTTGACTATGGACACATACCTGGGCCAGTTCCCTGACATCAAG TCACGCATTGCCAAGCGAGGGCGGAAGCTGGTGGACTATGACAGTGCCCGGCACCATTATGAGTCCCTCCAAACCGCCAAAAAGAAGGATGAAGCCAAGATCGCCAAG GCAGAGGAGGAGCTCATCAAAGCCCAGAAAGTGTTTGAGGAGATGAACGTGGATCTGCAGGAAGAGCTGCCATCCCTGTGGAACAG CCGGGTAGGTTTCTATGTCAACACGTTTCAGAGCATTGCAGGCCTGGAGGAGAACTTCCACAAGGAGATGAGTAAG CTCAACCAGAACCTCAACGATGTGCTGGTCAGCCTGGAGAAGCAGCATGGGAGCAACACCTTCACAGTCAAGGCCCAGCCCAG TGACAACGCCCCTGCAAAAGGGAACAAGAGCCCTTCGCCTCCGCCAGACGGCTCCCCAGCCGCCACCCCGGAGATCAGAGTCAACCACGAGCCTGAGCCCTCGGCAGCAGCCGGGGCAGCCCTCCCCAAGTCCCCATCTCAG CTCCGGAAAGGGCCACCAGTCCCTCCGCCTCCCAAACACACCCCGTCCAAGGAGGTCAAGCAGGAGCAGATCCTCAGCCTGTTTGATGACACGTTTGTCCCTGAGATCAGCGTGACCACCCCCTCCCAG CCCACAGAGAGTCCAGCTGGCAGCCTGCCTCCCGGGGAGCCCAGCGCTACCGAGGGCACCTTTGCTGTGGCCTGGCCCAGCCAGACGGCCGAGCCGGGGCCTGCCCAA CCAGCGGAGGCCTCGGAGGTGGCGGGTGGGACCCCACCTGCGGCTGGAGCCCAGGAGCCCGGGGAAACAGCAGCAAGTGAAGCGGCCTCC AGCTCTCTCCCTGCGGTGGTGGTAGAGACCTTCTCAGCAACTGTGAATGGCACCGTGGAGGGTGGCGGTGGGGCGGGACGCTTGGACCTGCCCCCAGGCTTCATGTTCAAG GTGCAGGCCCAGCACGACTACGTGGCCACCGACACCGATGAGCTGCAGCTCAAGGCGGGTGACGTGGTGCTGGTGATCCCCTTCCAGAACCCGGAGGAGCAG GATGAAGGCTGGCTCATGGGCGTGAAGGAGAGTGACTGGAACCAGCACAAGGAGCTGGAGAAATGCCGGGGCGTCTTCCCTGAGAACTTCACAGAGCGGGTTCAGTGA
- the BIN1 gene encoding myc box-dependent-interacting protein 1 isoform X12 codes for MAEMGSKGVTAGKIASNVQKKLTRAQEKVLQKLGKADETKDEQFEQCVQNFNKQLTEGTRLQKDLRTYLASVKAMHEASKKLNECLQEVYEPDWPGRDEANKIAENNDLLWLDYHQKLVDQALLTMDTYLGQFPDIKSRIAKRGRKLVDYDSARHHYESLQTAKKKDEAKIAKPVSLLEKAAPQWCQGKLQAHLVAQTNLLRNQAEEELIKAQKVFEEMNVDLQEELPSLWNSRVGFYVNTFQSIAGLEENFHKEMSKLNQNLNDVLVSLEKQHGSNTFTVKAQPSDNAPAKGNKSPSPPPDGSPAATPEIRVNHEPEPSAAAGAALPKSPSQLRKGPPVPPPPKHTPSKEVKQEQILSLFDDTFVPEISVTTPSQPAEASEVAGGTPPAAGAQEPGETAASEAASSSLPAVVVETFSATVNGTVEGGGGAGRLDLPPGFMFKVQAQHDYVATDTDELQLKAGDVVLVIPFQNPEEQDEGWLMGVKESDWNQHKELEKCRGVFPENFTERVQ; via the exons GTCCTCCAGAAACTGGGGAAGGCGGATGAAACAAAGGATGAGCAGTTTGAACAGTGTGTCCAGAATTTCAACAAGCAGCTG ACTGAGGGCACTCGACTACAGAAGGACCTCCGGACCTACCTGGCCTCAGTCAAGG CCATGCACGAAGCCTCCAAGAAACTGAATGAATGTCTGCAGGAGGTGTACGAGCCCGACTGGCCTGGCAGGGATGAAGCAAACAAGATAGCTGAG AACAACGACCTCCTCTGGCTGGATTACCACCAGAAGCTGGTGGACCAGGCGCTGTTGACTATGGACACATACCTGGGCCAGTTCCCTGACATCAAG TCACGCATTGCCAAGCGAGGGCGGAAGCTGGTGGACTATGACAGTGCCCGGCACCATTATGAGTCCCTCCAAACCGCCAAAAAGAAGGATGAAGCCAAGATCGCCAAG cctgtcTCGCTGCTTGAGAAAGCCGCCCCCCAGTGGTGCCAAGGCAAACTGCAGGCTCATCTCGTAGCTCAAACTAACCTGCTCCGAAATCAG GCAGAGGAGGAGCTCATCAAAGCCCAGAAAGTGTTTGAGGAGATGAACGTGGATCTGCAGGAAGAGCTGCCATCCCTGTGGAACAG CCGGGTAGGTTTCTATGTCAACACGTTTCAGAGCATTGCAGGCCTGGAGGAGAACTTCCACAAGGAGATGAGTAAG CTCAACCAGAACCTCAACGATGTGCTGGTCAGCCTGGAGAAGCAGCATGGGAGCAACACCTTCACAGTCAAGGCCCAGCCCAG TGACAACGCCCCTGCAAAAGGGAACAAGAGCCCTTCGCCTCCGCCAGACGGCTCCCCAGCCGCCACCCCGGAGATCAGAGTCAACCACGAGCCTGAGCCCTCGGCAGCAGCCGGGGCAGCCCTCCCCAAGTCCCCATCTCAG CTCCGGAAAGGGCCACCAGTCCCTCCGCCTCCCAAACACACCCCGTCCAAGGAGGTCAAGCAGGAGCAGATCCTCAGCCTGTTTGATGACACGTTTGTCCCTGAGATCAGCGTGACCACCCCCTCCCAG CCAGCGGAGGCCTCGGAGGTGGCGGGTGGGACCCCACCTGCGGCTGGAGCCCAGGAGCCCGGGGAAACAGCAGCAAGTGAAGCGGCCTCC AGCTCTCTCCCTGCGGTGGTGGTAGAGACCTTCTCAGCAACTGTGAATGGCACCGTGGAGGGTGGCGGTGGGGCGGGACGCTTGGACCTGCCCCCAGGCTTCATGTTCAAG GTGCAGGCCCAGCACGACTACGTGGCCACCGACACCGATGAGCTGCAGCTCAAGGCGGGTGACGTGGTGCTGGTGATCCCCTTCCAGAACCCGGAGGAGCAG GATGAAGGCTGGCTCATGGGCGTGAAGGAGAGTGACTGGAACCAGCACAAGGAGCTGGAGAAATGCCGGGGCGTCTTCCCTGAGAACTTCACAGAGCGGGTTCAGTGA
- the BIN1 gene encoding myc box-dependent-interacting protein 1 isoform X13 gives MAEMGSKGVTAGKIASNVQKKLTRAQEKVLQKLGKADETKDEQFEQCVQNFNKQLTEGTRLQKDLRTYLASVKAMHEASKKLNECLQEVYEPDWPGRDEANKIAENNDLLWLDYHQKLVDQALLTMDTYLGQFPDIKSRIAKRGRKLVDYDSARHHYESLQTAKKKDEAKIAKPVSLLEKAAPQWCQGKLQAHLVAQTNLLRNQAEEELIKAQKVFEEMNVDLQEELPSLWNSRVGFYVNTFQSIAGLEENFHKEMSKLNQNLNDVLVSLEKQHGSNTFTVKAQPSDNAPAKGNKSPSPPPDGSPAATPEIRVNHEPEPSAAAGAALPKSPSQPTESPAGSLPPGEPSATEGTFAVAWPSQTAEPGPAQPAEASEVAGGTPPAAGAQEPGETAASEAASSSLPAVVVETFSATVNGTVEGGGGAGRLDLPPGFMFKVQAQHDYVATDTDELQLKAGDVVLVIPFQNPEEQDEGWLMGVKESDWNQHKELEKCRGVFPENFTERVQ, from the exons GTCCTCCAGAAACTGGGGAAGGCGGATGAAACAAAGGATGAGCAGTTTGAACAGTGTGTCCAGAATTTCAACAAGCAGCTG ACTGAGGGCACTCGACTACAGAAGGACCTCCGGACCTACCTGGCCTCAGTCAAGG CCATGCACGAAGCCTCCAAGAAACTGAATGAATGTCTGCAGGAGGTGTACGAGCCCGACTGGCCTGGCAGGGATGAAGCAAACAAGATAGCTGAG AACAACGACCTCCTCTGGCTGGATTACCACCAGAAGCTGGTGGACCAGGCGCTGTTGACTATGGACACATACCTGGGCCAGTTCCCTGACATCAAG TCACGCATTGCCAAGCGAGGGCGGAAGCTGGTGGACTATGACAGTGCCCGGCACCATTATGAGTCCCTCCAAACCGCCAAAAAGAAGGATGAAGCCAAGATCGCCAAG cctgtcTCGCTGCTTGAGAAAGCCGCCCCCCAGTGGTGCCAAGGCAAACTGCAGGCTCATCTCGTAGCTCAAACTAACCTGCTCCGAAATCAG GCAGAGGAGGAGCTCATCAAAGCCCAGAAAGTGTTTGAGGAGATGAACGTGGATCTGCAGGAAGAGCTGCCATCCCTGTGGAACAG CCGGGTAGGTTTCTATGTCAACACGTTTCAGAGCATTGCAGGCCTGGAGGAGAACTTCCACAAGGAGATGAGTAAG CTCAACCAGAACCTCAACGATGTGCTGGTCAGCCTGGAGAAGCAGCATGGGAGCAACACCTTCACAGTCAAGGCCCAGCCCAG TGACAACGCCCCTGCAAAAGGGAACAAGAGCCCTTCGCCTCCGCCAGACGGCTCCCCAGCCGCCACCCCGGAGATCAGAGTCAACCACGAGCCTGAGCCCTCGGCAGCAGCCGGGGCAGCCCTCCCCAAGTCCCCATCTCAG CCCACAGAGAGTCCAGCTGGCAGCCTGCCTCCCGGGGAGCCCAGCGCTACCGAGGGCACCTTTGCTGTGGCCTGGCCCAGCCAGACGGCCGAGCCGGGGCCTGCCCAA CCAGCGGAGGCCTCGGAGGTGGCGGGTGGGACCCCACCTGCGGCTGGAGCCCAGGAGCCCGGGGAAACAGCAGCAAGTGAAGCGGCCTCC AGCTCTCTCCCTGCGGTGGTGGTAGAGACCTTCTCAGCAACTGTGAATGGCACCGTGGAGGGTGGCGGTGGGGCGGGACGCTTGGACCTGCCCCCAGGCTTCATGTTCAAG GTGCAGGCCCAGCACGACTACGTGGCCACCGACACCGATGAGCTGCAGCTCAAGGCGGGTGACGTGGTGCTGGTGATCCCCTTCCAGAACCCGGAGGAGCAG GATGAAGGCTGGCTCATGGGCGTGAAGGAGAGTGACTGGAACCAGCACAAGGAGCTGGAGAAATGCCGGGGCGTCTTCCCTGAGAACTTCACAGAGCGGGTTCAGTGA